From Bacillota bacterium, one genomic window encodes:
- a CDS encoding EamA family transporter: MPGRGHSGRCRFSGRYAAVRTEPRTASAAVSGGAAWVLAAAVLWGTTGTAQALAPTGASPLAVAAMRLAIGGAALFALAAWRGSFRAVVWRHPAALLAGASIALYQVAFFSGLLRTGVAVGTLIAIGSSPVVAGALEMLVARRRPTLAWLAATAVAVGGCALLLMGDGTWRVDAGGVLLALLAGASFALYTVAGKSLLRTVSADVAVPSIFVAGALLLAPLLFTTRLNWLANPRGLAVALHLGLIATAAAHGLYMRGLTTVSAAAGATLTLAEPLTAALLSVVVLGERLTAAAWLGAALVLAALAVLARTAAVAER; this comes from the coding sequence ATGCCCGGTCGTGGGCATAGCGGCCGGTGTCGTTTCAGCGGGAGGTACGCCGCAGTGAGAACGGAGCCGCGCACGGCGAGCGCCGCCGTGTCCGGAGGAGCCGCCTGGGTGTTGGCAGCTGCGGTTTTGTGGGGAACGACCGGTACCGCTCAGGCCCTCGCGCCGACAGGTGCGTCGCCGCTGGCCGTGGCGGCTATGCGCCTGGCCATCGGCGGGGCCGCTCTGTTTGCGCTGGCGGCCTGGCGAGGATCGTTCCGGGCCGTGGTGTGGCGCCATCCGGCGGCGCTGCTGGCCGGGGCGTCCATCGCGCTGTATCAAGTCGCGTTTTTCTCTGGCCTGCTCCGCACGGGCGTAGCCGTGGGCACGCTGATCGCCATCGGCAGTTCGCCTGTTGTGGCCGGCGCGCTGGAGATGCTCGTGGCGCGGCGCCGGCCGACGCTGGCCTGGCTGGCGGCGACGGCGGTCGCGGTCGGCGGCTGCGCTCTCCTGCTTATGGGCGACGGTACGTGGCGCGTGGACGCCGGCGGGGTCCTGCTGGCGCTTTTGGCCGGCGCGTCGTTCGCGCTCTACACGGTGGCCGGCAAATCGCTACTGCGTACCGTTTCCGCCGACGTGGCCGTGCCTTCCATCTTCGTTGCGGGAGCGTTGCTTCTCGCGCCGCTTCTGTTTACAACCCGCCTCAACTGGCTGGCGAATCCGCGCGGGCTAGCCGTCGCGCTTCACTTGGGGCTTATCGCGACGGCCGCAGCCCACGGCTTGTATATGCGGGGTCTCACCACGGTCTCGGCGGCCGCGGGCGCGACGTTGACGCTCGCGGAACCGCTGACCGCCGCGCTGCTCAGCGTCGTCGTCCTAGGGGAGCGGTTGACGGCGGCGGCCTGGCTTGGCGCGGCGCTGGTGCTGGCCGCCCTGGCCGTGCTCGCGCGCACCGCGGCCGTGGCCGAACGCTGA
- a CDS encoding RNA polymerase sigma factor RpoD: MESIEELVERGKQQGSLTYREIMDALQDAEISPEQIDEIYDRLARLGVDIVADAGDLEPVAEPDDPLPAKDDVSEISDEDLDLDLPAGIGLDDPVRMYLKEIGRVPLLTAEEEVELAKRIEQGDEEARRKLIEANLRLVVSIAKRYVGRGMLFLDLIQEGNLGLLKAVEKFDYRKGFKFSTYATWWIRQAITRAIADQARTIRIPVHMVETINKLVRVSRQLLQELGREPTAAEIAERMGMTEERVREIMKIAQEPVSLETPIGEEEDSHLGDFIEDQDAQAPADAASYTMLREQLEDVLESLTPREEKVLRLRFGLDDGRARTLEEVGQEFGVTRERIRQIEAKALRKLRHPSRSKKLRDFLE, from the coding sequence ATGGAAAGCATTGAAGAATTGGTGGAGCGCGGCAAGCAACAAGGGTCGCTGACGTACCGGGAGATCATGGATGCGCTGCAAGACGCGGAGATCTCCCCGGAGCAGATAGACGAGATTTATGACCGCCTTGCTCGTTTGGGCGTCGACATCGTCGCGGACGCCGGAGACTTGGAACCGGTGGCGGAGCCGGATGATCCTCTGCCTGCCAAGGACGACGTGAGCGAAATCAGCGATGAGGATCTCGACCTGGATCTGCCTGCCGGAATCGGTTTGGATGACCCCGTCCGCATGTATTTGAAGGAAATCGGACGGGTGCCGCTGCTGACGGCGGAGGAAGAGGTGGAGCTGGCGAAGCGGATCGAGCAGGGAGACGAGGAAGCTCGCCGCAAGCTGATCGAGGCCAATCTGCGCCTCGTCGTCAGCATCGCCAAGCGCTACGTGGGTCGCGGCATGCTCTTCTTGGACTTGATCCAGGAAGGCAACTTGGGCCTGCTGAAGGCGGTCGAGAAATTCGACTACCGGAAAGGCTTCAAGTTCAGCACGTACGCCACGTGGTGGATCCGGCAGGCCATCACCCGGGCCATTGCGGATCAGGCGCGGACCATCCGCATCCCGGTGCATATGGTCGAGACCATCAACAAGCTGGTGCGGGTGTCGCGCCAGCTGCTGCAGGAGCTGGGCCGTGAGCCCACCGCGGCGGAGATCGCCGAGCGGATGGGCATGACCGAAGAGCGCGTCCGCGAGATCATGAAGATCGCGCAGGAACCGGTGTCCTTGGAGACGCCCATCGGCGAGGAAGAGGACAGCCACCTGGGCGACTTCATTGAGGACCAGGACGCGCAGGCGCCCGCCGACGCCGCGTCGTACACGATGCTGCGGGAGCAGCTGGAGGACGTCCTGGAGTCCTTGACTCCGCGGGAGGAGAAAGTGCTCCGCCTGCGCTTTGGCCTCGACGACGGGCGGGCGCGGACGCTGGAGGAAGTGGGGCAAGAGTTCGGCGTCACGCGCGAGCGCATCCGCCAGATCGAAGCCAAGGCGCTGCGCAAGCTGCGCCATCCGAGCCGCAGCAAGAAGCTGAGAGACTTCCTCGAATAG